In one window of Pseudomonas sp. IAC-BECa141 DNA:
- a CDS encoding phenylacetate--CoA ligase family protein, translating to MSNESITDISAEAFARKLAHARSLPWFLALYPRILEVQGLADQHRLPVLAVEDEFGGALFSALGDASHRAPGGGLTLTSGGSTGSRKQITHSWAFNAAIVHLGARMFGAMDERPEVVINCLTAGEMQGAFQYASAIVQHIGARLLPAGSQMGVERIAELIEAHKADALICTPSFAAALFNHDAARLGTLKWLYYIGEPCSKTLRDQLARDWPMLNIRSLGYSSTETGPIGFQCAHLEHGFYHLHADAMLLEVVDPLTLNAMAEEQTGEFLLTPLLSDHVPLLRYRIGDRGRILRTGTTCACGSSLPVLALEGRVETSIKLGGALVTQSQVLHVLRQLLPQLQATDVQVQIERQPEGARMRLVLAEDTLTADTRSVIEGALQIEGQASGLLRLPGVLGLEVKRLARQEFETTLAGKTPFFMTLEQTPALS from the coding sequence ATGAGCAATGAATCGATAACGGATATATCGGCCGAGGCCTTCGCTCGCAAATTGGCTCACGCGCGTTCGCTGCCTTGGTTCCTTGCGTTGTATCCGCGAATCCTGGAAGTGCAGGGATTGGCCGATCAGCATCGGTTGCCGGTTCTGGCGGTGGAAGACGAGTTCGGCGGGGCCCTGTTTTCCGCGCTCGGTGATGCTTCTCATCGAGCACCGGGCGGTGGACTGACCCTGACCTCGGGAGGCAGTACCGGCAGTCGCAAACAGATCACCCATTCCTGGGCGTTCAACGCTGCAATCGTGCACTTGGGGGCACGGATGTTCGGTGCGATGGACGAACGCCCTGAGGTGGTCATCAATTGCCTGACTGCCGGGGAAATGCAGGGAGCGTTCCAATACGCGTCAGCCATCGTCCAGCACATTGGCGCACGCTTGTTGCCTGCCGGTTCACAAATGGGCGTGGAACGCATCGCCGAGCTGATTGAGGCACACAAGGCCGATGCGTTGATATGCACTCCCTCCTTCGCCGCCGCGTTGTTCAATCATGACGCAGCCCGGTTGGGCACCCTGAAGTGGCTTTATTACATCGGAGAACCCTGCAGTAAAACGCTGCGCGACCAGTTGGCCCGGGACTGGCCGATGCTCAATATTCGCTCGTTGGGCTACAGCTCGACGGAGACCGGCCCCATCGGTTTTCAGTGTGCCCATCTGGAGCATGGCTTTTATCATCTGCATGCCGACGCCATGCTGCTCGAAGTGGTTGATCCTCTGACCCTGAACGCTATGGCTGAAGAGCAAACCGGTGAGTTTCTGCTGACGCCACTGCTGTCCGATCACGTGCCGCTGTTGCGCTACCGGATCGGGGATCGTGGGCGAATCCTGCGCACAGGGACGACGTGTGCCTGTGGCAGCTCCCTGCCGGTGCTGGCGCTGGAGGGGCGGGTCGAGACTTCGATCAAACTGGGTGGCGCGCTCGTCACTCAGTCACAGGTATTGCACGTACTCCGGCAACTTTTACCGCAGTTGCAGGCCACCGATGTCCAAGTACAGATTGAACGACAGCCCGAGGGCGCACGCATGCGTCTGGTCCTCGCTGAGGACACACTGACAGCCGACACCCGAAGCGTCATTGAAGGTGCGTTGCAGATCGAAGGGCAGGCCAGCGGATTGCTCAGGCTGCCCGGGGTGTTGGGGCTGGAGGTGAAGCGTCTTGCCCGTCAGGAATTCGAAACCACCCTGGCTGGCAAGACGCCGTTTTTTATGACGCTGGAACAGACCCCGGCACTGTCATGA
- a CDS encoding NADPH:quinone reductase has protein sequence MAKRIQFRAHGGPEVLEYVDYQPAEPGPQQVRVSNKAVGLNFIDTYYRSGLYTPPALPSGVGAEGAGIVEAVGSEVTRFKVGDRVAYGSGPLGAYSDVHVLPEANLVHLPDAISFETAAGVMLKGLTVQYLLRQTYELKGGETILFHAAAGGVGLLACQWAKALGVKLIGTVSSQAKADLAKAHGAWETIDYSHENVAQRVLELTDGKKVPVVYDGVGKDTWLASLDSVAPRGLLVSFGNASGAVDGVNLGILAAKGSLYVTRPTLATYANNAENLQRMADELFGMIASGKLKVDISQRYPLADAAKAQTELSARRTTGSTVLLP, from the coding sequence ATGGCCAAGCGAATCCAGTTCCGCGCCCACGGCGGCCCCGAAGTGCTCGAGTACGTTGACTATCAACCCGCCGAACCCGGTCCGCAGCAGGTTCGCGTGAGCAACAAGGCCGTCGGCCTGAACTTCATCGACACCTACTACCGCAGCGGTCTGTACACGCCACCGGCCTTGCCGTCGGGCGTAGGTGCGGAAGGCGCCGGCATCGTCGAGGCGGTGGGCAGCGAGGTCACCCGGTTCAAGGTCGGTGATCGTGTGGCTTATGGCAGCGGCCCGCTGGGCGCGTACAGCGATGTCCACGTCCTGCCGGAAGCGAATCTGGTGCACCTGCCGGACGCCATCAGCTTCGAAACCGCCGCTGGCGTGATGCTCAAGGGCCTGACCGTGCAATACCTGCTGCGCCAGACCTATGAACTCAAGGGTGGCGAAACCATTTTGTTCCACGCAGCGGCCGGCGGCGTCGGCTTGCTCGCCTGCCAATGGGCCAAGGCCCTGGGCGTGAAGCTGATCGGCACCGTCAGCTCGCAAGCCAAAGCCGATCTGGCCAAGGCCCATGGCGCCTGGGAAACCATCGACTACAGCCACGAAAACGTTGCCCAACGGGTGCTGGAATTGACCGACGGGAAAAAAGTCCCGGTCGTCTACGACGGCGTCGGCAAGGACACCTGGCTGGCCTCGCTGGACAGCGTGGCGCCCCGTGGCCTGTTGGTGAGCTTCGGCAATGCGTCGGGCGCGGTGGACGGCGTGAATCTGGGGATTCTGGCGGCGAAAGGCTCGTTGTACGTCACCCGGCCGACCCTCGCGACCTACGCCAACAACGCCGAGAACCTGCAGCGCATGGCCGACGAGCTGTTCGGGATGATCGCCAGCGGCAAGCTGAAAGTGGATATCAGCCAGCGTTATCCGCTGGCTGACGCGGCGAAAGCGCAAACCGAGCTGTCCGCGCGGCGCACCACGGGCTCCACTGTCCTGCTGCCCTGA
- the hemF gene encoding oxygen-dependent coproporphyrinogen oxidase, protein MTTRTDAVKAYLLDLQDRICAALETEDGGTRFVEDAWTRPAGGGGRTRVIENGTVIEKGGVNFSHVFGSGLPPSASAHRPELAGRGFEALGVSLVIHPHNPHVPTSHANVRFFIAEKEGEEPVWWFGGGFDLTPYYGNEEDCIHWHRVAEQACAPFGPDVYPRYKAWCDTYFHIKHRHEPRGIGGLFFDDLNEWDFDTSFAFMRAIGDAYIDAYLPIVQRRKNDAFTAKQREFQEFRRGRYVEFNLVYDRGTLFGLQSGGRTESILMSLPPQVRWAYDWKAEPGSEEARLTEYFLQDRDWLAQA, encoded by the coding sequence ATGACGACCCGCACCGACGCCGTAAAGGCCTATCTGCTCGACCTGCAAGACCGCATCTGCGCCGCGCTGGAAACTGAAGACGGCGGCACGCGCTTCGTCGAAGACGCCTGGACCCGTCCGGCCGGCGGTGGCGGTCGAACCCGAGTGATCGAGAACGGTACGGTGATCGAAAAGGGCGGCGTCAACTTTTCCCACGTATTCGGCAGTGGCCTGCCACCGTCTGCCAGCGCCCATCGTCCGGAACTGGCCGGGCGTGGTTTTGAAGCCCTCGGCGTGTCGCTGGTGATCCACCCGCACAACCCGCATGTGCCGACGTCCCACGCCAACGTGCGCTTTTTCATCGCCGAGAAGGAAGGTGAAGAACCGGTCTGGTGGTTCGGCGGTGGCTTCGACCTGACCCCTTACTACGGCAACGAAGAAGACTGCATTCACTGGCACCGCGTCGCCGAACAGGCCTGCGCGCCGTTCGGTCCGGACGTCTACCCGCGCTACAAGGCCTGGTGCGACACCTATTTCCACATCAAGCATCGCCACGAGCCGCGTGGCATCGGCGGCCTGTTCTTCGACGACCTGAACGAGTGGGACTTCGACACCAGTTTCGCCTTCATGCGCGCCATCGGCGATGCGTACATCGACGCTTACCTGCCGATCGTGCAGCGCCGCAAGAACGACGCCTTCACCGCCAAGCAGCGCGAGTTCCAGGAATTCCGTCGCGGCCGCTACGTCGAGTTCAACCTGGTTTACGACCGTGGCACCCTGTTCGGCCTGCAATCGGGCGGGCGCACCGAATCGATCCTGATGTCGCTGCCGCCGCAAGTGCGCTGGGCCTACGACTGGAAAGCCGAGCCGGGCAGCGAAGAAGCGCGCCTGACCGAGTACTTCCTGCAAGACCGCGACTGGCTGGCTCAGGCCTGA
- the aroE gene encoding shikimate dehydrogenase: MDRYVVFGNPIGHSKSPMIHKLFAEQTGQSLDYSTLLAPLDDFSGCATAFFQEGRGANVTVPFKEDAYRLANSLTARAERAGAVNTLSKLADGSLLGDNTDGAGLVRDLTVNAGFSLTGKRILLLGAGGAVRGALEPLLAEKPASVIIANRTVDKAELLAELFCDLGPVSASGYDWLREPVDVIINATSASLTGDVPPIAPSLIEPGKTLCYDMMYGKEPTAFCRWASEHGAGVVMDGLGMLAEQAAEAFFLWRGVRPDTAPVLAQLRRQLAL; encoded by the coding sequence ATGGATCGTTATGTCGTTTTCGGTAACCCGATCGGCCACAGCAAGTCGCCGATGATTCACAAACTGTTCGCCGAACAGACCGGGCAGAGCCTCGACTACAGCACGCTGCTGGCGCCGCTCGACGATTTTTCCGGCTGCGCCACGGCGTTTTTCCAGGAAGGTCGCGGCGCCAACGTGACCGTGCCGTTCAAGGAAGATGCCTATCGCCTGGCCAACAGCCTGACCGCCCGCGCCGAACGCGCGGGTGCGGTGAACACTTTGAGCAAACTGGCCGATGGCAGCCTGCTCGGCGATAACACCGACGGCGCCGGGCTGGTGCGGGATTTGACGGTCAACGCCGGGTTCAGCCTTACCGGCAAACGCATTCTGCTGCTCGGCGCCGGTGGCGCGGTGCGCGGTGCGCTGGAGCCGTTGCTGGCAGAAAAACCGGCCTCGGTGATCATCGCCAACCGCACAGTGGACAAGGCCGAGCTGCTGGCTGAACTGTTTTGTGATCTGGGGCCGGTGTCGGCCAGTGGTTACGACTGGTTGCGTGAACCAGTGGACGTGATCATCAACGCCACCTCCGCCAGCCTCACCGGCGATGTGCCGCCAATTGCCCCAAGCCTGATCGAACCCGGCAAAACGCTGTGCTACGACATGATGTACGGCAAGGAACCGACCGCGTTCTGCCGTTGGGCCAGCGAGCATGGCGCGGGCGTGGTGATGGACGGGTTGGGCATGCTGGCCGAACAGGCTGCCGAAGCCTTTTTCCTGTGGCGTGGCGTGCGTCCCGACACGGCGCCGGTTCTGGCGCAATTGCGTCGGCAGTTGGCGCTGTAA